One window of the Chitinophaga niabensis genome contains the following:
- a CDS encoding SusC/RagA family TonB-linked outer membrane protein, translating into MHQIYCPKFWSRWLLYAILLLSLHANAHSTQDSGRITLHFTNQPIEKVFRQIENQTGYAFFYGHSLLDPNSLVSIKADRFRLSQVMDVILKGKNITWKIKENGIVLSKKQDTEVRDSPTQISADSIPKITIRGTVNSDEGFPLPGASIQISGTRIGTVTNAQGQFILNGVLPQSILIISYTGFQLEQYIIKDNETLIVRLKKLIGLLDESVIIAYGTSSRRKLTGSVSRVTSADIIKQPVSNPLAALQGRMAGVQITQQTGVPGGGFRIQIRGQNSLRSEGNDPLYIIDGVPFTSTSLSNNLTSSSILGSFGLSPLNSINPNDIESVEVLKDADATAIYGSRGANGVVLITTKKGQAGKTRIDLNVYAGAGKVTKFMDLLNTDQYLEVRKEAYKNDNITVYPANAYDINGKWDQKRYTNWQRELIGGTAHFTDVQASISGGNNNTQFLVSGGYHKETTVFPGKDADQRASMHFSLNNKSANQRFKTALSASYSSQFTTLPGTDLSSLAVNLAPNAPSLYDSTGNLNWENSTWTNPLTTTKQPYNATANNLASNLQLNYELLPGLEIKSTFGYVNYTLTSIRKFPISAGNPATVSPVNSAYYANSALKSWSIEPQISWRRTLGKGRIEILGGVSFQEQLTTGIAQIGTGYSSESLLDDIKSADRVTISNSNYAEYRYHALFGRINYEFLGKYIFNITGRRDGSSRFGPDRRFANFGSIGMAWIFSGEGFIQRNIPLISFGKLRGSYGVTGSDAIGDYGYISTYQVSGTYQGGAGLNPSNLLNPDYSWETNRKLEAALEVGLVKDRLYFTIAWYRNRSSNQLVGYPLPPTSGFDKIQYNLPASVQNTGFEIEFTTVNFQSNKFSWTSSLNLTIPRNKLLSYPNIDASSFANTYAVGYPLTIRKLYYFKGVDAATGAYVVEDVDKNGLINANDLKSVKFVGQNFFGGLLNKLTYRGFQLDFLLQFVKQYGPNFRNTGFGVPGFANNQPTYILNRWKKIGDNALVQRYTSGGNVAALNGFINSASSDYIVSDASFIRLKNISVSYKIPPRWIHRLRLEGSRIYIQSQNILTFTNYEGSDPERQSANILPPLKVITAGIQITL; encoded by the coding sequence ATGCATCAGATTTACTGCCCAAAATTTTGGAGCAGATGGCTATTGTATGCCATCTTGCTGCTTTCACTTCACGCTAATGCTCATTCTACTCAGGATAGTGGTAGGATTACTTTGCATTTTACTAACCAACCGATAGAAAAAGTATTTCGGCAGATTGAGAATCAAACTGGTTATGCTTTTTTCTATGGACACAGCTTGTTGGATCCTAATTCCTTGGTGAGTATTAAAGCCGATAGATTTAGATTGTCACAGGTAATGGATGTTATATTGAAGGGAAAGAACATTACCTGGAAAATTAAAGAGAATGGCATTGTGCTATCTAAAAAACAAGATACTGAAGTAAGGGACAGTCCCACACAAATTTCTGCTGATAGTATTCCTAAAATTACTATTAGAGGCACAGTAAATTCAGATGAAGGATTTCCGTTACCTGGAGCTAGTATTCAAATAAGTGGAACTCGTATTGGGACTGTAACAAATGCGCAAGGTCAATTTATTCTGAATGGAGTTCTTCCCCAATCGATATTAATAATTAGTTATACAGGTTTTCAATTGGAGCAGTATATAATTAAAGATAACGAAACACTTATAGTACGCTTAAAAAAGCTAATTGGGCTGCTTGATGAGTCGGTAATTATTGCCTACGGGACCAGCAGTCGCAGGAAATTGACTGGTTCTGTAAGTAGAGTTACTTCTGCGGATATTATTAAGCAACCAGTAAGTAATCCTTTAGCTGCATTGCAAGGAAGAATGGCTGGGGTGCAAATTACCCAACAAACGGGAGTTCCTGGTGGAGGATTTAGAATTCAGATACGTGGGCAGAACAGTCTTCGTTCGGAAGGTAATGACCCTTTATACATAATAGATGGAGTTCCATTCACTTCTACTTCGTTATCTAATAACTTAACATCAAGTTCAATTCTTGGTTCGTTTGGCTTAAGCCCTCTTAATAGCATAAATCCCAATGATATAGAGAGCGTTGAAGTTCTAAAGGATGCCGATGCAACTGCAATATATGGTTCAAGAGGAGCGAATGGAGTAGTATTAATAACTACTAAAAAGGGACAAGCTGGCAAGACAAGGATTGATCTAAATGTATATGCAGGAGCTGGAAAAGTGACTAAGTTTATGGATCTATTAAATACAGATCAGTATTTAGAGGTGCGAAAGGAGGCATATAAAAATGATAACATTACGGTGTACCCTGCTAACGCTTATGATATTAATGGCAAATGGGACCAAAAAAGATATACAAACTGGCAAAGGGAATTGATTGGCGGCACCGCTCACTTCACTGATGTGCAAGCTTCAATATCAGGTGGAAACAACAACACACAGTTTTTAGTAAGTGGTGGTTATCATAAGGAAACTACTGTATTCCCAGGGAAAGATGCGGACCAAAGGGCTTCTATGCATTTTAGCCTAAACAATAAATCTGCGAATCAAAGGTTTAAAACAGCACTTTCGGCAAGTTATAGTAGTCAATTTACAACGTTACCAGGCACAGACCTGTCTTCTTTGGCAGTAAATTTAGCACCTAATGCACCTTCGTTATACGATTCAACCGGTAATTTAAACTGGGAGAATTCTACATGGACTAACCCCTTAACTACAACAAAGCAACCGTACAATGCAACGGCCAATAATTTGGCTAGTAATTTGCAGTTAAACTATGAACTCCTCCCTGGTTTAGAAATCAAATCAACATTTGGATACGTAAACTATACCTTAACATCAATAAGGAAGTTTCCCATAAGTGCCGGAAATCCAGCCACGGTTTCACCTGTTAATAGCGCATATTATGCTAACTCGGCATTAAAATCATGGAGCATTGAACCTCAGATAAGTTGGAGACGTACTTTGGGAAAAGGGCGCATTGAGATACTTGGTGGTGTTTCATTTCAGGAACAACTTACGACTGGTATTGCTCAAATTGGAACAGGTTATTCCAGCGAATCGTTATTGGATGATATAAAATCAGCCGACAGGGTAACTATCTCAAATTCTAACTATGCAGAGTATAGATACCATGCTCTTTTTGGTCGTATTAATTATGAATTCCTTGGTAAATATATTTTTAATATTACGGGTAGAAGAGATGGATCCAGTCGATTTGGACCAGATAGAAGATTCGCAAATTTTGGGTCAATAGGCATGGCTTGGATATTTTCAGGAGAAGGTTTCATTCAAAGGAATATTCCACTTATCAGCTTTGGTAAATTGCGTGGAAGCTACGGTGTGACGGGGAGTGATGCAATTGGCGATTATGGTTACATTTCAACGTATCAAGTGTCGGGTACTTATCAGGGGGGCGCAGGCTTGAATCCTTCAAATTTACTAAATCCCGACTATTCTTGGGAAACTAATAGAAAGCTCGAGGCCGCTTTGGAAGTGGGCTTAGTAAAAGATCGTTTATATTTTACAATTGCATGGTATAGGAATCGCTCTTCAAATCAATTGGTAGGCTACCCATTGCCACCTACATCAGGTTTTGATAAGATTCAATATAACCTGCCGGCGTCTGTTCAGAATACTGGGTTTGAAATTGAATTTACAACAGTAAATTTTCAGTCGAATAAATTTTCGTGGACTAGTTCACTTAATTTAACTATTCCGCGAAACAAATTATTGTCTTATCCAAATATTGATGCTTCATCTTTTGCTAATACATACGCTGTCGGCTACCCTCTGACTATTAGAAAACTCTATTATTTTAAAGGAGTTGATGCTGCGACAGGGGCATATGTAGTTGAAGATGTTGATAAAAACGGTTTAATTAATGCGAATGATCTTAAATCAGTAAAATTTGTCGGGCAAAACTTTTTCGGGGGACTGCTAAACAAGTTAACATATAGAGGATTTCAATTGGATTTTTTGCTTCAATTTGTTAAGCAGTATGGACCGAATTTCCGGAATACAGGATTTGGAGTTCCGGGATTTGCGAATAATCAACCTACTTACATCTTAAATAGGTGGAAAAAGATCGGTGATAATGCTCTTGTACAGCGATATACGAGTGGTGGGAACGTTGCTGCTTTAAATGGGTTTATTAATAGTGCAAGTAGTGATTATATAGTAAGTGATGCATCATTTATCCGTCTTAAAAACATTTCAGTTTCTTACAAAATCCCTCCAAGATGGATACATCGCTTAAGGCTTGAA
- a CDS encoding MFS transporter, whose translation MTNDVNKSALFNGSCFALITTAFTFAIRAGILPQLGQQFNLTAEELGFINSMWFLGFPISMIIGGLVYHSFGPRNIMRVAFVAHTLGIILTIYATGYTGLLISTLFIGFGNGCTEAACNPMIADLWSGVKMNKMLNRFHMWFPGGIVIGSLISKFMTDANLSWQLQMWVLMIPTVIYAFLFYGKTFPKAQVEGAASLSENLKAMVSPLYIFLFCCMALTAITEFGPQQWVGLIMASSGASPMLILALVTGLMAVGRYFAGPAVAKLGQTGVLLGSAIFATIGIYLFSTVTGPLVYLAAICFAIGVCYFWPTMVGAVAQRVPLSGALGMSIIGGVGMFSTSIFQPIIGRWIDKATAESAAKGLTGDALTLAAGQETLAKITIFPAILIVLFIVLFIWQRKNKTEGAVAGH comes from the coding sequence ATGACTAACGATGTTAACAAAAGCGCACTTTTCAATGGTAGTTGTTTTGCCCTCATCACAACTGCCTTCACCTTTGCCATCAGGGCAGGTATCCTGCCTCAGCTCGGCCAGCAGTTCAATCTGACAGCCGAAGAACTGGGTTTCATCAATTCCATGTGGTTCCTGGGCTTCCCCATTTCCATGATCATTGGTGGATTGGTATACCACAGCTTTGGCCCCAGGAATATCATGCGGGTGGCATTTGTGGCCCATACCTTAGGAATTATACTCACTATTTATGCCACTGGTTATACCGGTCTTCTTATTTCCACGCTGTTTATCGGCTTCGGGAATGGATGTACCGAGGCAGCCTGTAACCCTATGATCGCAGATCTCTGGTCCGGTGTGAAAATGAACAAAATGCTGAACAGGTTCCATATGTGGTTCCCCGGAGGTATCGTAATCGGCAGCCTGATCTCCAAATTCATGACGGACGCCAATTTAAGCTGGCAGCTGCAGATGTGGGTACTCATGATCCCCACTGTCATATATGCTTTCCTGTTTTATGGCAAAACTTTCCCTAAAGCACAGGTAGAAGGCGCTGCTTCATTGTCCGAGAACCTCAAAGCCATGGTATCTCCCCTGTATATATTCCTGTTTTGCTGCATGGCACTTACGGCGATAACAGAATTCGGTCCCCAGCAATGGGTAGGTCTTATTATGGCCAGCAGCGGTGCCAGCCCAATGCTCATTCTGGCATTGGTTACCGGTTTAATGGCTGTGGGCAGATATTTTGCAGGCCCCGCTGTAGCAAAACTGGGACAAACAGGCGTACTGCTGGGTTCCGCTATTTTTGCCACTATCGGCATTTACCTGTTCAGTACTGTAACTGGCCCGCTGGTATACCTGGCGGCAATATGTTTTGCAATAGGCGTTTGTTATTTCTGGCCAACCATGGTTGGAGCGGTAGCACAGAGAGTTCCCCTTAGCGGAGCTTTAGGTATGTCCATCATTGGAGGAGTAGGCATGTTCTCTACCTCCATCTTCCAGCCGATCATCGGCAGATGGATCGATAAGGCCACTGCCGAAAGTGCAGCAAAAGGATTGACCGGAGATGCATTAACACTCGCTGCAGGACAGGAAACACTGGCAAAGATCACTATATTCCCTGCTATACTGATTGTACTGTTCATTGTACTATTTATCTGGCAGCGAAAAAATAAAACAGAAGGTGCAGTAGCCGGTCATTAA
- a CDS encoding FAD-dependent oxidoreductase, with amino-acid sequence MLLQNKEIAIVGGGPGGLTLARLLQLKGANIKVYERDLNKDARVQGSPLDLHDESGLAAITKAGLLDEFKKNYMPGADRLTITNELGEIFHSDHETKPAENFGHQHFRPEIDRGALRKILLASLQPGTVVWNHHFLSMEPQKEGWLLHFKNGTTACADLVIAADGANSKIRPYITDIKLFYSGITMLEGIVVNNIPQIKSLLRGGKVMAFGNKKDILMGQKGNGEIGFYASFKAAENWAKNNGLDYTDNAQMLTWFKREYAEWSSIWYELFENAAAPFIPRPIYCMPLDQTWQSLPNLTMLGDAAHVMPPFAGEGVNMAMLDALELSECLTSGEPEPIAKYETNMRKRAAVMAKESLENGERMHAEDALNTMLRFFEAH; translated from the coding sequence ATGTTATTACAGAATAAAGAGATCGCCATCGTTGGCGGTGGCCCGGGTGGGCTCACATTAGCCAGGCTTTTACAGCTTAAAGGTGCAAACATAAAAGTTTATGAACGTGACCTGAACAAAGATGCCCGTGTACAGGGTTCTCCGCTGGACCTGCATGATGAGTCCGGACTGGCGGCCATCACTAAAGCAGGGCTACTGGATGAGTTTAAGAAGAATTACATGCCTGGTGCAGACAGGCTAACGATCACCAATGAACTGGGAGAGATCTTCCACAGCGATCACGAAACCAAACCAGCAGAAAATTTCGGCCATCAGCATTTCCGCCCTGAAATAGATCGGGGTGCCTTAAGAAAGATCTTATTAGCATCCCTGCAGCCAGGAACCGTAGTTTGGAATCACCACTTTCTTTCCATGGAACCGCAAAAAGAAGGTTGGCTACTCCATTTCAAAAACGGCACAACCGCCTGCGCAGATCTTGTGATCGCCGCGGATGGCGCCAATTCTAAGATCCGCCCGTACATCACAGATATCAAGCTTTTCTACTCGGGAATTACCATGCTGGAGGGCATCGTAGTGAACAACATCCCGCAGATCAAATCATTGCTCAGAGGAGGCAAGGTCATGGCTTTTGGAAACAAAAAGGATATTTTAATGGGACAAAAAGGCAACGGGGAGATAGGTTTTTACGCAAGCTTCAAAGCAGCCGAAAACTGGGCAAAAAATAACGGCCTGGATTACACGGATAATGCTCAAATGCTCACCTGGTTCAAAAGAGAGTATGCCGAATGGAGCAGCATCTGGTACGAATTGTTTGAAAACGCAGCAGCACCTTTTATCCCAAGACCCATATACTGCATGCCCTTAGATCAAACCTGGCAATCCCTGCCCAACCTAACCATGCTGGGCGATGCCGCGCATGTAATGCCGCCCTTTGCAGGAGAAGGGGTGAACATGGCCATGCTGGATGCCCTGGAACTGAGTGAATGTTTAACCTCCGGAGAACCGGAACCTATAGCTAAATATGAAACCAATATGCGAAAAAGGGCGGCCGTTATGGCAAAAGAGTCCCTGGAAAACGGGGAACGTATGCATGCTGAAGACGCCTTAAATACCATGTTGCGCTTTTTTGAGGCACATTAA
- a CDS encoding AraC family transcriptional regulator, with product MNNNFHYKFIEPDKSLADFVESIGMFHNPTDEAKEVVVIPDGRIDLFFTQSLTEPFHVLLMGLETEPEQRSVPPKTLTFSISFKPLAVEYILPTPIAGFLNSAKDLPNDFWGFTADDLKDFDAFYKKAHQKIAAPKEIDERKRKLFDLIYSSNGEMSIKELSEKVFWSSRQINRYFNQQFGLSLKAFCKILRFRASLEHIAQGKLFPELNFADQNHFIKEIKKFSGVVPKELFKNQNDRFVLLSVLKQK from the coding sequence ATGAACAATAACTTCCATTACAAATTCATAGAACCGGATAAATCCCTGGCTGACTTTGTAGAAAGCATCGGCATGTTTCATAACCCCACAGATGAAGCAAAAGAAGTTGTTGTAATCCCTGATGGCAGAATCGATCTGTTTTTCACACAATCTCTCACGGAACCTTTCCATGTTTTACTCATGGGCCTGGAAACCGAACCCGAACAAAGAAGTGTTCCACCGAAAACACTCACTTTCTCCATCAGCTTTAAACCCCTCGCCGTTGAATACATCCTACCCACCCCTATCGCCGGTTTCCTGAATAGCGCCAAAGATCTACCCAATGATTTTTGGGGTTTCACTGCGGATGATCTGAAGGACTTTGACGCATTCTATAAGAAAGCTCACCAAAAGATCGCAGCACCCAAAGAGATCGATGAACGAAAACGTAAACTTTTCGATCTCATCTATTCAAGCAACGGTGAAATGAGCATAAAGGAACTCTCTGAAAAGGTTTTCTGGAGCAGCAGGCAGATAAACCGCTATTTCAACCAGCAATTCGGCCTTTCTTTAAAAGCATTCTGTAAGATCCTGCGTTTCAGGGCATCACTGGAACATATTGCACAGGGAAAACTCTTCCCTGAACTTAACTTCGCAGACCAAAACCATTTCATCAAAGAAATAAAGAAATTTTCCGGCGTAGTACCCAAAGAACTCTTCAAAAACCAAAACGACCGATTTGTACTATTATCCGTTCTGAAGCAAAAGTAG
- a CDS encoding GNAT family N-acetyltransferase: MNTRRASLNDLPVLAEFLQLLVNAERPFDVTLQEGDLIYYDLKELIERDDSELLVLEVDGKLIGCGYAQIRPAKSYLRYAAYAHLGFMFVLPEYRGQGLNQQLIEGLKAWIKSKGVKEVRLEVYTENNAAVRAYEKAGFKQILTEMRYELE, translated from the coding sequence ATGAATACAAGACGCGCTTCTCTCAATGACCTTCCTGTACTCGCTGAATTCCTGCAGCTGCTGGTGAATGCCGAAAGACCATTTGATGTTACCCTGCAGGAAGGTGATCTTATCTACTATGACCTGAAAGAATTGATTGAACGGGATGACTCTGAACTGCTGGTGCTGGAGGTGGATGGTAAGCTGATTGGCTGTGGTTATGCGCAGATCAGGCCTGCAAAATCTTATCTGCGATATGCGGCGTATGCTCATCTTGGATTTATGTTTGTGCTGCCTGAGTATAGGGGGCAGGGACTGAATCAACAGTTGATTGAGGGGCTTAAGGCCTGGATAAAATCGAAGGGCGTGAAAGAAGTGAGACTGGAAGTTTATACAGAGAATAATGCTGCAGTAAGGGCGTATGAGAAGGCGGGGTTCAAACAGATCCTGACGGAGATGCGGTATGAACTTGAATAA
- a CDS encoding Crp/Fnr family transcriptional regulator yields the protein MDRDLVYDTMFKALSYFGTLSEELKLAILGVTSIRRFWKNDVIEESGVVCRYCYFSYSGYVKGYKKIDDKYLVQWFMGPGKIIIRPESFHEQKLSNGWIKALDDMITVELSYDNYAWLIENFPDFREIDSKAVLYYYKLAEEREEMKGKTPEVNLEKLMKDNPGILDIAREEDIASYLGIDRKTLFRIRQKL from the coding sequence ATGGACAGAGATTTAGTTTATGATACCATGTTTAAGGCACTCTCATACTTTGGGACGTTAAGTGAGGAGTTGAAACTGGCTATCCTTGGCGTAACCAGCATCAGGCGTTTCTGGAAAAATGATGTGATCGAAGAATCCGGGGTTGTTTGCAGATATTGTTATTTTTCCTATTCAGGTTATGTAAAAGGGTATAAGAAAATTGATGATAAGTATTTGGTTCAATGGTTCATGGGGCCAGGGAAAATAATTATCAGACCGGAAAGCTTTCATGAGCAAAAACTCAGCAATGGTTGGATCAAAGCACTTGATGATATGATCACCGTTGAATTATCATATGATAATTACGCCTGGCTGATTGAGAACTTCCCGGATTTCAGAGAAATTGACAGTAAAGCTGTGTTGTATTACTATAAGCTGGCGGAGGAACGTGAAGAGATGAAAGGTAAAACCCCTGAGGTGAACCTGGAGAAATTAATGAAGGACAATCCGGGTATTCTTGATATAGCAAGAGAAGAGGATATCGCTTCTTATCTGGGCATTGACCGGAAAACACTTTTCAGGATCAGGCAAAAACTCTGA
- a CDS encoding glycoside hydrolase family 43 protein, with protein MKRTAKILAGLSLLICQHINAQSTYKNPLPVEFGDPYVLQVKGDKYYMYGTGNAKNGFAAYSSADLVNWKNEGQVWHAGNKNGWSDSTAAWGGAYWAPEVYEYKGKYYIFYSAQWKENPTKELENFRIGVAVADHPTGPFTDLNTKPIFDPGYPVIDANVLFDKSGKIYLYYSRCCYKHAVKSEVATWAREKGWFNEIEESWVYGVELKPDFSGVIGEPVMLLRPPVKMSDKQAEWESRSVTSKEVNRRWTEGSVIFKKGDIYYMMYSANYFGGKNYAVGYATSKSPLGPFKKAANNPVLQKNGGIVTGTGHNSITYSPDGKEMFCVYHARTSATGDKRVVFIDKMKILKDGKLIVEGPTTTPQAIPAK; from the coding sequence ATGAAACGAACAGCAAAGATCCTGGCAGGACTCAGTCTGTTGATATGCCAGCACATCAACGCACAAAGTACCTATAAGAATCCACTCCCGGTAGAATTCGGAGACCCATATGTACTGCAGGTAAAAGGTGATAAATACTACATGTACGGCACCGGCAATGCCAAAAACGGATTTGCGGCGTATTCCTCTGCAGACCTGGTGAACTGGAAAAACGAAGGCCAGGTATGGCATGCCGGTAACAAAAACGGCTGGAGTGATTCTACCGCTGCATGGGGCGGCGCGTATTGGGCCCCTGAAGTCTATGAATACAAAGGAAAGTATTACATATTCTATAGCGCACAATGGAAAGAAAACCCCACGAAGGAACTGGAAAACTTTCGTATTGGCGTAGCTGTGGCAGATCATCCCACAGGGCCATTCACCGATCTGAATACCAAACCCATATTTGATCCCGGTTACCCTGTTATTGATGCCAATGTACTTTTCGATAAAAGTGGTAAGATCTACCTGTACTACTCGCGCTGCTGTTACAAACATGCGGTAAAAAGTGAAGTAGCCACATGGGCCAGAGAAAAGGGATGGTTTAACGAGATAGAGGAAAGCTGGGTCTACGGCGTTGAACTAAAACCTGATTTCAGCGGCGTAATAGGCGAGCCGGTAATGCTGCTACGCCCTCCCGTGAAGATGAGTGACAAACAAGCAGAATGGGAAAGCCGCTCCGTTACATCAAAAGAAGTAAACCGCCGTTGGACGGAAGGTTCTGTTATCTTCAAAAAAGGAGATATTTACTATATGATGTACTCTGCTAACTATTTCGGCGGCAAGAACTACGCTGTGGGATATGCTACTTCTAAAAGTCCGCTGGGCCCGTTTAAGAAAGCAGCCAACAACCCCGTTTTGCAAAAAAACGGAGGCATAGTAACAGGAACTGGCCATAACAGCATCACGTACTCCCCGGACGGCAAAGAAATGTTCTGCGTATATCACGCGCGCACATCGGCAACGGGTGATAAACGCGTAGTTTTTATTGATAAAATGAAGATCTTAAAAGACGGGAAACTCATTGTAGAAGGCCCAACCACTACGCCACAGGCAATACCTGCTAAATAA